The following proteins are encoded in a genomic region of Montipora foliosa isolate CH-2021 chromosome 10, ASM3666993v2, whole genome shotgun sequence:
- the LOC137974100 gene encoding tyrosine-protein kinase receptor Tie-1-like, which translates to MKGKLPAYNGMDGGHLIEQGIYTSQSDVWSFGVLLWEIETGGCAPYAGMVVSELVEKLKAGSRLEKPRYCSDWLYGVMLRCWNANPKTRPTFEELSEELHRMHRQQTDYLIPEDFKIEPDYVNASVEDVSTA; encoded by the exons ATGAAG GGAAAGCTTCCAGCCTACAATGGGATGGACGGTGGACATCTCATCGAACAAGGCATTTACACCAGCCAAAGTGACGT ATGGTCTTTTGGTGTACTTCTTTGGGAAATTGAAACTGGAG GTTGTGCCCCGTATGCCGGAATGGTGGTTAGCGAACTTGTAGAGAAACTGAAAGCGGGGAGTCGTTTGGAGAAACCCCGATACTGCAGCGATTGGCT GTATGGTGTTATGCTTCGTTGCTGGAATGCAAACCCCAAGACGCGACCAACTTTCGAAGAGTTAAGTGAGGAACTCCATCGAATGCACAGACAACAAACG GACTACTTGATTCCTGAAGATTTCAAAATTGAACCAGATTATGTTAACGCCTCCGTTGAAGATGTGTCAACAGCTTAG